Proteins from a single region of Acipenser ruthenus chromosome 31, fAciRut3.2 maternal haplotype, whole genome shotgun sequence:
- the LOC131702916 gene encoding probable helicase senataxin, which translates to MSTCRWCTPGGSDATDFLRQYASGSLLSKEEKAANEDLCFCLECVVEYHRAREELPSLHKCLWKLETSRLLDHFEKSLKEEVGEEDDLFIVEDDQEIQIHGITGPEFENNLRVPLLEILKYPYLLVHPKISELCVEALCRMEKSSSFQVFDKHSGIYLLLVHPDETVRKWAIRTARSLGKVDRDDFYDLQDVFSCMFKVIELDLFLNSDIYSSSVMEEGKLILLPPHLYDSTNYKDYWLGICMLLTVLDSQAMDSLLLGPDKQNDLMHSILNTMEKSAPDEGLDPFWPALQCFMVILDRLGSKVWGQLIDPTQAFQTIIGSRSYNQEIENMRRNTTGPKIKVEPDQDENMVTCSQIVYDCNTKKQNKDTGSRSALSTEHCSIMYEEMQSLVNVLQSDMGQEMRVHNSTFLWFIPFVQSVMDLKDLSIVYTGEIIHHLCAEIKDLINGRVQQCDKVTEFFILILVFVIELHRNKNCMNLLWFSSQKWVEVLVKCATLSSWTSSHSCSTRVSSTTSSSMHPQVTNVVPQACIQLIRSLLREGCQLNPQSTCKQFLDKLNLQLRKGVMPGWDLSHLAIQDLQVCLRQLVKFMKDKKPALETGTGIRGEKVVMGEETSRLVGIEEGKESRSPFECKSGLSRPALSTGEKDGGPLCFQSNLNVKEERPWDDAYFAKPSGTIEVQDRVEDSNREPKIAQMLQIKKEKDLCTDVCGMDSNSDTCSVKRASDIKGLESKMEQNISSKLKPDLGRMQDLKSRLAKVFIDPSLIKKEKNDGSPGSKKQMLGHNISKEKRMGFSLEPTEKKEMDAPECLKSFPVKIKQENTETNKQLSIVQCFDTESGSDNEDDVPLMVIKSNLEKKRMFSKEVNQNPLTDSQVDRDLGLLSLTALSKSFSFPLDSSQESSVRQLPDRIERKVRSNVRNIQKAQEEDDLIILENPVIIISDSDSAKEENDLHVGKNKVQQSAKPEPSDVKIAEKDLDRGSSPPLYNEYDSQLFEFETEDEVFSAWDDSQMDNALASPETEQESLESSKKRNSSLEKSPDLNGMYNDWGYDTDYVPDDVIEKAAEQAEKQLMREQEAVHVENTSEVSTPVFYGVKRKSSTDISPDMGSKSGRQPDKNAMPSTSSTPCLTLAQKLANKRESCGNKVTSKISNFVTSPKAAQNERKATTAASSRSTAVSCKTTSPAIVPPKKVRQREEPKSTAEKLGLKKKERKAFDLSQRSLDCVAELRNYGQHLQVEKQKRRRKSKKCQNTMLISPQKLVVKGNKKLLASQDLQFFRQSRPKKSEQVREPSKSNASEVTRPPEREGADRDGDDFFHLTRPDPASAEINDPEVQSSEKPGAAAGSHTVYLSKTFHQRGHGFPQMECQKIVVMESKEEIKPNDVNEDSKHDDDDDDQMCLTQMDPIDMDLCSQLEYANDYFAGTQRDPVDMEIDEPGNEMHAIDSPSVESFKTGQVDNIAAVCSAAAEILKSTSSKPKDDHLFLKPGMPLSLIKIAKPSTTKIYTPSSRSATLAQELDNPTKTPKAGLRNKLCPMLPPRKPSVPPPECRQPALPKQPAPISSYKHPSRDVSQVKRAPVDVRPMSSVVQQPPKNISSSQQYDLSFLIQQILEWNHEMFENFSQFGTPDNLCTFPLKEVPEKFSSFDEYFATFYPLLMVNTFEELVQEWQKNMKSRKGIEKMLNLNGIEYQNRVSCASFSVPLHKSEVDRQQYPKEDDLVFLWLPQHVHAYTSEEREVMEPVAHFGCVSRSNVSAAGQNDSKAILYITIKTRGNVSAVHDQPVKCVVIGSLISTLRAFKALYSLRNNMMARAILGPHVSFFRPGQENKVVNLSILEYNDEQQKAINSAIAMVKQPQRTPKICLIHGPPGTGKTKTIVGLLESIFSEDQENSIPVENRRLKGRKPRVLLCAPSNAAVDHLMKKIILDFKEKSRDHKNPLGNCGDINLVRLGMEKAISKDLLGFSLDNQTKIRTQRGQTVQDTNIYRRKEDLDQQIDNLSRQCAMHQKVREKFQQLTDEKCRLLREREQLGRQLKETRSRKQEVQARVLQDAHVICCTLSTSGSILLESAFRRLGHDPFSCVIVDEAGQATEMETLIPLTYRCPALVLVGDPEQLPPTVISQKAREKRYDQSLMARLWKCLHRETKQNPGIQTPINFLSTQYRMHPDICEFPSKYIYKRALKTDGDTAEKRCGTSWPFQPYRLFDVTDGYETKAGESFHNDQEVKLVMQLIKLIVEKQKGRVGVITHYSAQKQRIKDCINREGSKLFQFVEVDTVDGFQGREKDCIIVSCVRASNTQGSIGFLGNRQRLNVTITRAKCSLFILGHLKTLMDHRDWGALIQDAHKRGTIIKTREKDYKTDAVQIFKPEPGLLRSFSYPPVESRLPSKPVVVQTMATASNDKPVSRVLAPTLPAANNPTQVTRRRASDTQGSLLAQPPVPAKPSTSERPRDPRLSSRAKEEASKEKNQPSNNKATAKGPQPSVSTTSHPNSRVSGANNSTISYTAGNTPSARPPPPSAYKNDQDYRHPSRNGEGSRSGPDDHRKDTQSSSGQHNRLPQKRPSNASCTHPLAKRKSR; encoded by the exons ATGAGCACATGTCGCTGGTGCACCCCTGGTGGCTCTGATGCCACTGACTTTCTGCGACAGTACGCTTCTGGGTCCCTTTTGTCAAAGGAGGAAAAAGCTGCCAATGAAGACCTCTGCTTCTGCCTGGAGTGTGTGGTGGAGTATCACAGAGCCAGAGAGGAGCTACCATCCCTGCACAAG TGCCTGTGGAAGTTGGAGACTTCCCGACTGCTTGATCACTTTGAAAAGTCATTGAAAGAAGAGGTGGGGGAGGAGGATGATTTGTTTATAGTGGAAGATGACCAAGAGATCCAAATCCATGGAATCACAGGGCCTGAATTCGAGAATAATCTACGGGTTCCACTGCTGGAGATATTGAAGTACCCCTATTTGTTGGTACACCCCAAAATCA GTGAGTTATGTGTAGAGGCTCTTTGTAGGATGGAAAAGTCCAGTTCCTTCCAGGTCTTTGATAAACATTCTGGGATTTACCTCCTTCTAGTACACCCTGATGAAACT GTGCGCAAATGGGCGATCCGCACTGCCAGGTCCCTGGGTAAGGTGGACCGGGATGATTTTTACGACCTTCAGGACGTGTTTTCCTGCATGTTTAAGGTTATTGAGCTGGACCTTTTTCTCAACTCCGATATATACAGCTCCAGCGTCATGGAAGAAGGCAAGCTGATCCTGCTTCCACCTCACCTCTATGACTCCACTAACTACAAGGATTACTGGCTAG GTATCTGCATGCTTTTAACAGTATTGGATTCTCAGGCTATGGACTCTTTGCTGCTTGGTCCTGACAAACAGAATGATCTCATGCATTCAATTCTCAACACCATGGAGAAGAGTGCTCCAG ATGAGGGTTTAGATCCTTTTTGGCCGGCATTGCAGTGTTTTATGGTGATTTTGGATCGGCTCGGCTCTAAAGTTTGGGGCCAACTGATTGACCCAACTCAGGCATTTCAGACAATTATTGGAAGCCGCAGTTACAACCAAGAGATTGAAAATATGCGCAGAAACACAACTGG ACCCAAAATCAAGGTTGAACCAGACCAAGATGAAAACATGGTGACATGTAGTCAAATTGTCTATGACTGTAACACCAAGAAACAAAACAAG GACACTGGTAGCAGAAGTGCCTTAAGTACTGAACATTGCTCAATCATGTATGAAGAAATGCAATCTCTAGTGAATGTACTTCAGTCTGATATGGGGCAGGAAATGCGCGTGCACAACAGCACTTTCTTATGGTTTATCCCATTTGTACAGTCTGTGATGGACCTCAAAGACCTTAGCATTGTCTATACTGGAGAAATCATTCACCACCTGTGTGCTGAAATCAAGGATCTTATAAACGGACGGGTGCAACAGTGTGATAAAGTAACAGAATTTTTCATCCTCATTCTGGTTTTTGTCATTGAACTCCACCGTAATAAAAACTGCATGAATCTCTTGTGGTTCAGTTCACAGAAATGGGTTGAGGTGTTGGTGAAATGTGCCACACTTTCTAGTTGGACTTCTAGTCATAGCTGTTCAACAAGAGTGTCTTCAACAACTTCCTCGTCCATGCATCCTCAAGTTACCAATGTGGTTCCTCAAGCCTGTATTCAGTTGATACGTAGCCTCCTTAGGGAAGGATGCCAGCTGAATCCACAGAGCACCTGCAAGCAGTTTTTGGACAAGCTGAACTTGCAGTTACGCAAGGGTGTCATGCCAGGATGGGATCTCAGTCACCTGGCGATACAAGATCTACAAGTTTGTCTGAGACAGCTTGTTAAATTCATGAAAGATAAGAAACCGGCTTTGGAGACCGGTACAGGCATCAGAGGAGAAAAGGTTGTAATGGGTGAAGAAACTAGTAGACTAGTGGGAATAGAAGAAGGAAAAGAGAGCAGAAGTCCTTTTGAATGCAAGAGCGGACTATCTCGTCCAGCATTGTCTACAGGGGAGAAAGATGGTGGGCCTTTGTGCTTTCAGAGTAACCTTAATGTGAAGGAGGAAAGGCCTTGGGATGATGCATATTTTGCGAAGCCTTCTGGTACCATTGAAGTTCAGGATCGAGTTGAAGATTCCAACAGAGAACCTAAAATAGCACAAATgctgcaaataaaaaaagaaaaggacttgtgTACTGATGTGTGTGGAATGGATAGTAATTCGGATACCTGCTCTGTGAAAAGGGCCTCGGACATAAAGGGTTTAGAATCAAAGATGGAACAAAATATTTCAAGTAAGCTTAAACCTGACCTGGGTCGGATGCAGGATCTGAAATCCAGACTCGCAAAGGTGTTTATAGATCCGTCCCTTATTAAGAAGGAAAAAAACGATGGGTCTCCTGGGTCCAAAAAACAAATGCTCGGTCACAATATCTCCAAAGAAAAGCGAATGGGCTTTTCACTAGagccaacagaaaaaaaagaaatggatgcTCCAGAATGCTTAAAAAGCTTTCCTGTGAAAATAAAGCAAGAAAATACAGAAACTAACAAGCAGCTGTCCATTGTTCAATGTTTTGACACAGAAAGTGGTAGTGATAACGAAGATGATGTCCCGCTCATGGTTATAAAGTCCAATCTGGAGAAAAAGAGAATGTTCTCCAAGGAGGTCAACCAAAACCCCTTGACCGATTCGCAGGTTGATAGAGATCTGGGTTTGCTTTCTTTAACTGCCCTTTCAAAAAGTTTCAGTTTCCCTCTTGATTCAAGTCAGGAGTCTTCAGTGCGGCAGCTGCCAGACAGGATAGAAAGGAAAGTGAGGAGTAATGTGAGAAATATCCAGAAAGCACAGGAAGAGGATGATCTAATTATATTGGAAAATCCAGTAATTATAATTTCTGATTCAGACTCTGCAAAGGAAGAAAATGACCTACATGTTGGCAAAAATAAAGTACAGCAAAGTGCAAAGCCTGAGCCTTCTGATGTCAAAATTGCAGAGAAAGATTTGGACAGAGGAAGTTCTCCACCTCTTTACAATGAGTACGATTCCCAGTTGTTTGAGTTTGAAACTGAAGACGAAGTGTTTTCTGCCTGGGATGACTCTCAAATGGACAATGCACTGGCATCTCCAGAAACTGAGCAAGAAAGTCTTGAAAGCTCTAAAAAAAGGAATTCATCCCTTGAGAAGAGTCCAGATCTGAATGGTATGTACAACGATTGGGGGTATGACACAGATTATGTCCCAGATGACGTGATAGAAAAAGCAGCAGAGCAAGCTGAAAAACAGCTAATGAGGGAGCAGGAAGCTGTCCATGTGGAGAACACAAGTGAGGTTAGCACGCCGGTGTTCTATGGGGTTAAACGCAAGTCTTCAACGGATATTTCACCAGACATGGGCAGTAAGAGTGGGAGGCAACCTGATAAAAATGCCATGCCATCCACCTCATCCACTCCCTGCTTAACATTAGCTCAAAAACTGGCCAATAAAAGGGAATCTTGTGGAAACAAAGTAACAtcaaaaataagtaattttgttacATCTCCGAAAGCCGcacaaaatgaaagaaaagcaacAACTGCCGCATCATCAAGGTCAACTGCTGTGTCCTGCAAGACTACTTCTCCTGCTATAGTTCCCCCCAAAAAAGTACGTCAGCGAGAAGAGCCCAAGTCTACTGCTGAGAAGCTTGGTCTGAAGAAGAAAGAGCGCAAAGCATTTGATCTGTCGCAGAGATCATTAGACTGCGTGGCTGAGCTGCGGAACTACGGTCAACATTTGCAGGTTGAGAAGCAGAAGAGGAGAAGGAAGAGCAAAAAATGTCAGAACACAATGCTGATTTCCCCTCAGAAGCTGGTGGTTAAAGGGAATAAAAAGTTACTTGCTTCTCAGGACCTTCAGTTCTTCAGACAGAGTAGACCTAAAAAATCAGAACAGGTCAGAGAGCCTTCAAAAAGCAATGCATCTGAGGTGACTCGGCCACCTGAAAGAGAAGGGGCCGACAGAGATGGCGATGATTTTTTCCATTTGACTCGGCCTGACCCAGCTAGTGCAGAAATCAATGATCCAGAGGTGCAGTCATCTGAAAAACCAGGTGCTGCTGCAGGAAGTCATACAGTCTATCTATCAAAAACCTTCCACCAAAGGGGTCATGGCTTTCCACAGATGGAGTGCCAAAAGATAGTGGTAATGGAAAGTAAGGAAGAAATTAAACCAAATGATGTGAATGAAGATAGCaaacatgatgatgatgatgatgatcagaTGTGTTTGACACAGATGGATCCGATTGACATGGATCTATGCTCACAGTTGGAATATGCAAACGACTATTTTGCAGGGACCCAAAGAGATCCCGTGGACATGGAAATTGATGAGCCAGGAAATGAAATGCATGCAATTGACTCTCCAAGTGTGGAAAGCTTCAAGACTGGACAAGTAGATAACATTGCAGCAGTTTGTTCTGCGGCAGCAGAAATTCTGAAATCCACATCATCTAAACCCAAAGATGATCACCTATTCCTTAAGCCAGGAATGCCCCTGTCTTTAATAAAAATCGCAAAACCTTCcacaactaaaatatatacaCCCAGCTCAAGAAGTGCTACCTTGGCACAAGAGCTGGATAACCCAACAAAAACTCCAAAAGCTGGTTTAAGAAATAAGCTTTGCCCAATGTTGCCTCCAAGAAAGCCAAGTGTACCCCCACCTGAATGTAGACAGCCTGCTCTTCCAAAGCAGCCTGCCCCCATCAGTTCATATAAACATCCGAGCAGGGATGTTAGTCAGGTGAAGCGGGCGCCTGTAGATGTTAGGCCAAtgtcttctgtagttcagcaacCTCCCAAGAACATTTCTTCAAGCCAACAGTATGACCTGTCTTTCTTGATCCAGCAAATTCTGGAATGGAACCATGAAATGTTTGAAAACTTCTCCCAGTTTGGAACCCCAGATAATCTGTGTACATTTCCCTTGAAAGAGGTCCCAGAGAAATTCAGTTCCTTTGACGAGTACTTTGCCACGTTTTATCCGTTGCTGATGGTGAATACTTTTGAGGAG TTGGTACAGGAGTGGCAGAAGAATATGAAATCTCGAAAGGGGATTGAGAAGATGTTGAACCTGAATGGCATTGAATATCAGAATAGAGTCAGCTGTGCAAGTTTTTCAG tcccCCTACATAAATCTGAGGTGGACAGGCAGCAGTACCCCAAGGAGGACGACTTGGTCTTTCTGTGGCTACCGCAGCATGTCCATGCCTACACGTCCGAGGAGAGAGAAGTGATGGAACCAGTCGCACACTTTGGCTGTGTCTCTAGAAGTAATGTTTCTGCAG CAGGCCAAAATGACTCCAAAGCAATTCTCTACATCACCATTAAAACTCGTGGGAATGTTTCTGCTGTGCACGACCAGCCAGTGAAGTGCGTGGTGATTGGATCTCTGATCAGCACCTTGCGAGCGTTTAAAGCCCTCTACTCCCTGAGAAACAATATGATGGCCAGAGCAATCCTTGGACCCCATGTCTCTTTTTTCAGGCCAGGACAGGAAAATAAAGTTGTTAATTTGAGCATTCTG GAATACAATGATGAACAACAAAAGGCCATAAACTCTGCAATAGCCATGGTCAAGCAGCCTCAAAGGACTCCCAAAATATGCCTAATCCACGGACCACCGGGAACGGGCAAAACAAAGACAATTGTAGGACTTCTTGAAAGCATCTTCTCCGAG GATCAGGAGAATTCAATCCCGGTGGAGAACAGGCGTTTAAAGGGCAGGAAGCCCAGGGTTCTTCTTTGTGCACCATCCAACGCTGCAGTTGACCATCTTATGAAGAAGATTATTTTGGATTTTAAGGAGAAAAGCAGGGACCATAAGAACCCATTAG GTAACTGTGGGGATATTAATTTGGTACGCCTCGGAATGGAAAAGGCCATTTCAAAAGACCTGCTGGGGTTCAGCCTGGATAACCAGACTAAAATCCGAACAC AGAGGGGGCAAACTGTACAAGACACAAATATTTACAGACGCAAGGAAGATCTGGATCAGCAGATTGACAATCTGTCACGCCAGTGTGCCATGCATCAGAAAGTCAGAGAAAAG tTTCAACAACTGACAGATGAAAAGTGCAGATTGcttagagagagagagcaacTTGGACGACAGCTGAAAGAG ACTCGAAGCAGAAAACAAGAAGTCCAAGCCAGAGTCTTGCAGGATGCCCATGTTATCTGCTGCACGCTGAGTACCAGTGGAAGCATTCTGTTGGAGTCTGCCTTCAGGAGACTGGGGCATGATCCATTCAGTTGTGTCATAGTGGATGAG GCAGGGCAGGCCACAGAGATGGAGACTCTGATTCCACTGACCTATCGTTGTCCGGCGTTGGTCCTGGTCGGGGACCCAGAACAGCTGCCGCCCACCGTCATCTCGCAG AAAGCCAGAGAGAAAAGGTATGACCAGTCGCTGATGGCTCGTCTGTGGAAGTGCCTGCACAGAGAAACCAAACAGAACCCAGGGATTCAGACTCCCATCAATTTCCTCAGCACGCAGTACAGGATGCACCCTGATATCTGTGAGTTCCCATCCAAATACATCTACAAGAGGGCACTGAAAACCGATGG CGATACTGCAGAAAAAAGATGTGGGACAAGCTGGCCTTTCCAGCCATACAGGCTCTTCGATGTTACGGATGGCTATGAGACCAAAGCAGGAGA ATCCTTTCACAATGATCAGGAGGTGAAGCTTGTGATGCAGCTGATTAAACTCATTGTAGAAAAGCAGAAGGGCCGTGTTGGAGTCATCACCCACTACAGTGCGCAGAAGCAAAGGATCAAGGACTGTATCAACAGAGAAGGCAGTAAACTGTTCCA atttGTGGAAGTGGACACTGTGGATGGTTTTCAGGGTCGTGAAAAAGATTGCATTATTGTGTCTTGTGTCAGAGCCAGCAATACTCAGGGTTCAATTGG gtttcTAGGTAATCGTCAGCGATTAAATGTCACAATTACGCGAGCAAAGTGTAGTTTGTTCATTCTGGGGCATTTGAAGACGCTGAtg GATCACAGGGACTGGGGTGCTCTGATCCAGGATGCTCACAAAAGAGGTACTATTATAAAGACTCGGGAGAAAGACTATAAAACTGACGCAGTGCAGATTTTCAAACCCGAGCCTGGGCTGCTACGAAGCTTCTCCTATCCACCAGTGGAATCCAGATTGCCTTCTAAACCTGTAGTAGTGCAGACAATGGCTACTGCCAGTAATGACAAGCCTGTTTCTAGGGTCCTGGCACCAACCTTGCCAGCTGCAAACAATCCTACACAAGTAACAAGGCGGCGAGCTTCAGACACTCAGGGCTCTTTGCTGGCCCAACCCCCTGTTCCAGCAAAGCCTTCTACTTCAGAAAGGCCCAGAGACCCTCGATTGTCCAGCCGGGCAAAGGAAGAAGCCTCGAAGGAGAAAAACCAGCCTTCAAATAACAAGGCAACTGCCAAAGGCCCCCAGCCCTCTGTGTCAACAACTAGTCACCCCAACTCCAGAGTTAGTGGTGCTAATAACAGTACCATCAGCTACACAGCTGGAAACACTCCCTCTGCAAGGCCCCCTCCTCCCTCTGCTTATAAAAATGACCAGGACTACAGACACCCCTCCAGGAATGGAGAGGGAAGCAGGTCAGGACCCGATGACCATCGGAAAGACACACAGAGTAGCAGTGGCCAACATAACCGACTCCCTCAGAAAAGACCATCAAATGCAAGTTGTACACATCCGTTGGCAAAGCGCAAAAGTCGgtga